One window of Thermacetogenium phaeum DSM 12270 genomic DNA carries:
- a CDS encoding MFS transporter, whose protein sequence is MNRVVASLRTTCTDYKQIFGTLRGIPGTLILANILIAMGAGLVNPLFTRYLEALGATPQVVGGIMAVDYVLLSFGLVGGYVADKIGRKRFIVLTHCFFPLILSLFLLARNWVWVLVGMCLLGIRVAALPALDAVMADHTANKERGRIYSLNWLAVTGATIVSSFVVGAVVHQLGVYQGTRLGFLIYIGLALVVAILFWVRLKDSNRSEQKSVFSLSHLFRQLACAARSSSPVLRLFVAYYLLYTPAAGMLTTYYVLYLVHVAGVSDSVVAVAYGIANGVYLITQLLLGPFADRLNRVLVLVLVLTVILLSSLILVAFHELAAVAILSTILVLSGISVALYLHKVVLADLTDQQHRATLFGVLSTLVAAEGALSLVVGGRLFKLNPHYPFVLSAFCLLLAIFTLKRTLLGCYKSEYQG, encoded by the coding sequence ATCAATCGTGTAGTCGCGTCTCTACGTACCACCTGCACTGATTACAAGCAAATATTCGGTACCTTACGAGGAATACCAGGGACCTTAATTCTGGCTAATATTCTGATTGCAATGGGCGCGGGTCTGGTAAACCCGCTGTTTACCCGATATCTCGAGGCGTTGGGGGCCACTCCCCAGGTTGTCGGAGGGATAATGGCGGTAGATTATGTGCTGCTTTCCTTCGGGCTGGTAGGGGGATATGTTGCCGACAAGATCGGGAGAAAACGGTTTATTGTCCTCACTCACTGTTTTTTCCCCTTGATCCTGAGTCTCTTTCTCCTCGCAAGAAACTGGGTCTGGGTCTTGGTTGGGATGTGCCTGCTGGGGATTCGGGTAGCTGCTCTGCCGGCACTCGATGCAGTGATGGCAGACCACACGGCCAATAAAGAGCGGGGGAGGATATACTCCTTAAACTGGCTCGCCGTAACTGGAGCCACCATCGTTTCCTCTTTTGTTGTGGGTGCGGTTGTGCATCAGCTGGGAGTCTACCAGGGGACGAGGCTCGGTTTCCTCATTTACATTGGTTTGGCCCTGGTGGTGGCGATCCTCTTCTGGGTGAGGCTCAAAGATAGCAACCGGTCTGAGCAAAAGTCAGTTTTCAGCCTGAGCCATCTCTTCCGTCAGCTGGCCTGTGCTGCCAGAAGCTCATCCCCTGTACTGCGGCTGTTTGTGGCTTACTATCTGCTCTACACCCCGGCTGCGGGAATGCTGACCACTTACTATGTGCTCTACCTTGTGCATGTGGCGGGAGTGAGCGACAGCGTGGTGGCAGTAGCTTACGGTATTGCCAATGGGGTCTACTTAATCACCCAATTGCTGTTGGGGCCGTTCGCAGACAGGCTTAACCGAGTGCTGGTGTTAGTCTTGGTGCTCACGGTGATACTTCTAAGCTCGCTCATCTTAGTTGCCTTTCACGAGCTGGCGGCTGTAGCGATCTTGAGCACCATTCTGGTCTTGAGCGGGATCTCCGTAGCTCTTTATCTCCACAAAGTGGTTTTGGCTGACTTGACCGACCAGCAGCACAGGGCCACCTTGTTTGGTGTGCTTTCCACGTTGGTGGCTGCTGAAGGGGCGTTGAGTTTAGTTGTGGGAGGCAGGTTATTCAAGCTGAACCCTCACTACCCTTTTGTGTTGTCGGCCTTCTGCCTCTTGCTTGCGATCTTCACGCTAAAGAGGACCCTCTTGGGTTGCTACAAAAGCGAGTATCAAGGCTAG
- a CDS encoding AbrB/MazE/SpoVT family DNA-binding domain-containing protein, whose product MLRARLTSKGQVTIPVIVRRKLNLQPGDELVFDLDPGGEVKIRVLKRKRLTELYASLPAKRPYPGKAEVREEVAGGLARQILDKGKET is encoded by the coding sequence TTAAGAGCAAGGTTAACCAGTAAGGGACAGGTAACAATACCCGTAATCGTCCGCCGCAAGCTTAACCTGCAACCGGGAGACGAGCTCGTGTTCGATCTCGACCCGGGCGGGGAAGTTAAGATAAGGGTCCTGAAGCGCAAACGCTTAACTGAGCTCTATGCCTCCCTGCCCGCGAAGAGACCTTACCCCGGCAAGGCAGAAGTCCGGGAAGAGGTGGCTGGTGGACTCGCCCGGCAGATACTGGACAAGGGGAAAGAAACGTAA
- a CDS encoding class I SAM-dependent methyltransferase — protein MELDWAAVWHQKRENYFWTKRLKEKGLTNEDYWDNYPDELYFGYEYKNYPGAILEKMKRYLSPNSTVLDIGAGDGAYTVPLARLVREVTVVEPSRGQIRRLLKRAEGLENIKIINKHWEDVAPEELQEYDLVNAAYCFAMPDIKDALMKMWDCTRGVLFLVTQAGSSLAAVYPLFVSDYEPPPDYIVLYNVVYQLGIKANVEINTRRYLYPWDLLVKTWRHDEEITPEDENKVRAFLEAEGKLVTKEDGTLWVKCWYRDAVIYAEKEQSRLG, from the coding sequence GTGGAGCTTGACTGGGCGGCCGTGTGGCACCAGAAGCGCGAGAACTACTTCTGGACAAAGAGGCTGAAAGAAAAGGGGCTCACCAATGAAGACTACTGGGACAATTACCCTGATGAGCTGTATTTCGGCTACGAGTACAAAAATTACCCTGGGGCCATCTTGGAAAAGATGAAGCGTTACCTTAGCCCGAACTCTACGGTTCTAGATATTGGAGCAGGAGACGGAGCCTATACCGTTCCCCTGGCGAGGCTCGTCAGGGAAGTCACTGTTGTCGAGCCCTCGAGGGGGCAGATCCGGAGGCTGCTGAAAAGAGCGGAGGGGCTGGAGAACATCAAGATCATCAACAAGCACTGGGAGGATGTGGCGCCGGAGGAATTGCAAGAGTATGATCTGGTCAACGCCGCCTACTGCTTTGCCATGCCTGACATCAAAGATGCCCTGATGAAGATGTGGGATTGCACCAGAGGTGTTCTTTTCCTGGTCACCCAGGCCGGCAGCTCCCTGGCCGCGGTGTACCCCCTCTTCGTGAGCGACTACGAGCCCCCTCCTGACTATATTGTCCTCTATAATGTGGTCTACCAGCTGGGGATCAAGGCCAACGTGGAGATCAACACCAGGCGCTACCTTTACCCCTGGGACCTGCTGGTCAAGACCTGGCGCCACGATGAGGAAATCACCCCGGAAGATGAAAACAAAGTGCGTGCCTTCCTGGAGGCCGAAGGAAAGCTCGTCACCAAAGAAGATGGGACGCTGTGGGTCAAATGCTGGTATCGGGATGCGGTGATCTACGCCGAAAAAGAGCAATCCCGTCTGGGGTGA
- a CDS encoding radical SAM/SPASM domain-containing protein — protein MKARRIFAVFYLGGGQIYTPLVVTVELTNQCNLRCRHCYASAGEKLENELSLDEVKRLLREPSQVGTVEVEFSGGEPLLRPDLFEIIEYAKGLDFSVVLITNGTLVDRETAKRLGSLGLKHVQVSLDGLKENHEYLRGDGTYEAVLESVRLLAEEGVSVAVRTTVTRRNVGELEKIADLAVSMGARKLGFVRFFPAGRGMGYKEELMLNAEGMRSFHLTGKKIKEKYRDQIEVLADPCASLTDEAYNKYLQQGNILCPCGKTWCLVKSNGVVSPCENMVFYAGNIKKQKFEEIWKEAPVMKTFREFDPDLLKGACATCSLKKVCAGYCRALAVLHTADFYAEDFTCYHVLKRQEGGR, from the coding sequence GTGAAGGCAAGGAGGATCTTCGCGGTTTTTTATTTAGGGGGTGGGCAAATTTATACACCATTGGTGGTGACCGTGGAGCTGACCAACCAGTGCAACCTCAGGTGCCGCCACTGCTATGCCAGCGCCGGGGAGAAGCTGGAGAATGAGCTGAGTCTGGATGAGGTCAAGCGGTTGCTCAGGGAACCATCTCAGGTGGGCACAGTGGAGGTGGAATTCAGCGGTGGTGAGCCTTTGCTGCGGCCCGATTTGTTTGAGATCATCGAATATGCCAAGGGCCTGGATTTTTCGGTTGTTTTGATAACCAATGGGACCCTTGTCGATCGGGAAACCGCCAAGAGGCTGGGCAGCTTGGGCCTGAAGCACGTCCAGGTCAGCCTGGATGGCTTAAAAGAAAACCATGAATATTTAAGGGGGGATGGGACATATGAGGCTGTTTTAGAGTCCGTAAGGTTGCTCGCTGAGGAAGGAGTCAGTGTGGCCGTGCGGACTACCGTGACCAGGCGAAACGTTGGAGAACTTGAGAAGATAGCAGACCTCGCGGTCAGCATGGGGGCGAGGAAGCTGGGTTTTGTCCGCTTTTTCCCGGCCGGTAGGGGGATGGGCTATAAGGAAGAACTGATGCTCAATGCAGAGGGGATGCGTTCCTTCCACCTGACCGGGAAAAAGATCAAGGAGAAATACAGAGACCAAATTGAAGTCTTAGCAGACCCCTGTGCCTCCCTAACGGATGAGGCCTACAATAAGTATTTGCAACAAGGGAACATTTTATGCCCTTGTGGCAAGACGTGGTGTCTCGTTAAATCAAACGGTGTGGTGAGTCCGTGCGAAAATATGGTTTTTTATGCCGGCAACATAAAAAAGCAGAAATTTGAGGAAATCTGGAAAGAAGCTCCTGTTATGAAGACATTCCGGGAATTTGACCCCGACTTACTCAAAGGAGCTTGTGCAACCTGTTCTCTCAAAAAAGTATGTGCAGGTTACTGTCGGGCTCTGGCGGTCCTGCACACTGCAGATTTCTACGCTGAGGATTTTACCTGCTACCATGTTTTAAAAAGACAAGAGGGGGGCCGGTGA
- a CDS encoding PIN domain-containing protein, with protein MVYLWVDANVVLRFLTGDPPEMAAQALELMSRAEKGEIGLRVSHLVVAEIVWVLSSFYRYAKSQIAETLISFLSADGIYPENPALLIQALQDMAEKNVDFADAYLAALARAQEESICSFDNDFEKKLNVGWVTPPGDG; from the coding sequence ATGGTCTATTTGTGGGTTGATGCCAACGTTGTCTTGCGCTTTCTCACCGGCGACCCACCCGAAATGGCCGCTCAAGCCCTGGAGCTAATGAGCCGTGCTGAAAAAGGAGAAATCGGCTTGCGGGTATCTCACCTGGTAGTAGCCGAAATCGTCTGGGTGCTGTCTTCTTTTTACAGGTATGCCAAAAGCCAGATCGCCGAAACCTTAATCTCCTTTCTCAGTGCCGACGGAATTTACCCTGAAAACCCCGCCTTGCTTATCCAGGCCCTGCAAGATATGGCGGAAAAAAACGTCGACTTCGCAGATGCCTACCTTGCCGCGCTGGCCCGAGCACAGGAAGAAAGTATCTGTTCCTTTGACAATGATTTTGAAAAGAAGTTAAATGTCGGATGGGTTACCCCGCCAGGAGATGGGTAA